One stretch of Chryseobacterium sp. LJ668 DNA includes these proteins:
- a CDS encoding site-specific DNA-methyltransferase: MKDKLDLQSTDITSLNIEKIAALFPSCVTETAEGKKIDFDLLKQELSTEIVKGNKERYRLEWPGKRESIVNANLPTTNTLRPIREDSVDFDTTENIYIEGDNLEVLKLLQESYLSKIKMIYIDPPYNTGKDFVYKDNFAKTGDEELIESGQKDKYNQRLVANPETSGRYHSDWLSMMYPRLKLARNLLTEDGVIFISIDDNEVHNLRKICDEIFGEGNFVGNIIWETATDNNPSQIAVEHEYVICYSKNKLNLGIWQVQSEKAQIILEKYEQFKKNNLSVKEIQLNLRAWINSNKKSNAVDLSGVSHYNYVDHKGVFYPGNPANTKKGGYDLDIVHPITRKICVKPENGFRWPLTTFRKADNEGDVLWGDDENTIPKIKKRIESATELFKSYFYQDNRITTNMLKELFDNKKIFENPKSLNLLKKSISFASDKKAIILDFYSGSATTAHAVMQLNAEDIGNRKYIMVQLPEITDEKSEAYKAGYLNICEIGKERIRRAANKIKEETKANIDYGFRVYRLDSSNMQDVYYKPQDYNQGTLDLFADNVKEGRTAEDLLTQVMLDWGLPLSLPIERKTISGKEVYAVAGDSLYCCFDDGIDEAFAKEIAQEKPLRIVFRDKGFKDDTAKENVKQLLKQLSGRTEMRVI, translated from the coding sequence ATGAAAGATAAATTAGACCTACAATCTACCGATATAACCAGCCTTAATATAGAAAAAATTGCTGCCCTTTTTCCGAGCTGTGTTACCGAAACGGCAGAAGGTAAAAAGATTGATTTTGATTTGCTGAAACAGGAGCTTTCTACCGAAATTGTAAAAGGTAACAAAGAACGCTACCGACTGGAATGGCCGGGTAAACGTGAATCTATTGTCAATGCCAACTTGCCTACTACCAATACCTTGCGACCAATAAGGGAAGATTCTGTTGACTTTGATACTACCGAAAACATCTATATAGAAGGTGATAATCTGGAAGTGCTAAAACTGTTGCAGGAAAGCTACCTGAGCAAGATTAAAATGATCTACATAGACCCACCTTACAACACTGGGAAAGATTTTGTATATAAAGACAATTTTGCCAAAACAGGCGACGAAGAACTAATAGAAAGCGGACAAAAAGACAAGTACAACCAACGCTTGGTAGCCAACCCGGAAACTAGTGGGCGCTACCATTCTGACTGGCTTTCTATGATGTATCCAAGATTAAAACTAGCAAGAAATCTTTTGACCGAAGATGGTGTTATTTTTATTTCTATTGATGATAATGAGGTTCATAATTTAAGAAAAATTTGTGATGAGATTTTTGGCGAAGGAAATTTTGTTGGAAACATTATATGGGAAACAGCAACAGATAATAATCCCTCTCAGATTGCAGTAGAACACGAGTATGTAATTTGTTATTCAAAAAACAAATTAAATTTAGGCATTTGGCAAGTACAATCTGAAAAAGCGCAGATAATACTAGAAAAATACGAACAATTTAAAAAGAATAATTTATCTGTAAAGGAAATTCAACTTAATCTTAGAGCTTGGATAAATTCAAATAAAAAGTCAAATGCTGTTGATTTATCAGGTGTTTCTCATTATAATTATGTTGATCATAAAGGTGTTTTTTACCCAGGAAATCCTGCCAATACAAAAAAAGGAGGTTATGATTTGGATATTGTTCATCCTATAACTAGAAAAATATGTGTTAAGCCGGAAAATGGTTTTAGATGGCCTCTAACAACTTTTAGAAAGGCAGACAATGAGGGTGACGTGTTGTGGGGAGATGATGAAAACACAATACCAAAAATCAAAAAACGCATAGAATCAGCAACAGAACTATTCAAATCTTACTTTTATCAAGATAACAGAATAACAACAAATATGCTCAAAGAGTTATTTGATAATAAAAAAATATTTGAAAATCCAAAATCCTTAAATCTTTTAAAAAAATCAATTTCTTTCGCTTCAGATAAAAAAGCAATAATTCTTGATTTTTATTCAGGTTCAGCTACAACAGCTCACGCGGTAATGCAACTTAATGCAGAAGATATAGGTAACCGTAAATACATAATGGTGCAACTACCCGAAATCACAGATGAAAAAAGCGAAGCGTATAAAGCAGGCTACTTAAACATCTGTGAAATAGGCAAAGAAAGAATCCGCCGTGCTGCCAACAAAATAAAAGAAGAAACAAAAGCAAATATTGATTATGGTTTCCGTGTGTACCGTTTAGATTCTTCCAATATGCAGGATGTGTATTACAAACCGCAAGATTATAATCAAGGTACGCTAGACCTTTTTGCAGACAACGTAAAAGAAGGCCGTACCGCAGAAGATTTGCTCACTCAGGTAATGCTCGATTGGGGATTGCCACTTTCGTTGCCTATAGAACGCAAAACCATTTCGGGCAAGGAAGTCTATGCCGTAGCCGGAGATTCTCTGTACTGCTGTTTTGATGACGGCATCGATGAAGCTTTCGCCAAAGAAATCGCACAGGAAAAACCATTGCGTATTGTTTTTAGAGATAAAGGTTTTAAAGATGATACGGCAAAGGAAAATGTGAAGCAATTGTTGAAGCAGTTGAGTGGTCGGACGGAGATGAGGGTAATATAA
- a CDS encoding type III restriction-modification system endonuclease, which produces MKLQFKEQNFQIDAINVVIKCFEGQTLTTNRFTLERSRDILRRTKQIVSNNAYQASAFESVVLEDIGYRNSAIQITDSQILENIIGVQREHYLIENQKIDIVKGTNIGYNFTIEMETGTGKTYTYIRTMYELNKKYGWSKFIIIVPNIAIREGVFKTFELTQNHFQEIYGQKISPFIYNSSRPQDIETFASDGRISVMVINTQAFAARGADARRIHQELDHFGSRRPIDIISQTKPIIIIDEPQSVGKEGSVTLKSMEDFQPLFTLRYSATHLEEYNKIYRLDALDAYNKKLVKKIQVKGINLKGSTGTTGYLYLEYISLSANKAPLAYLEYEKRSGNGVKRVREKIAQGTDLYEISGNLPAYKNCLVTEVNGYLNKIVVNGQDIYPGDIINDKDELAFRRIQIRETILSHLQKEKYLFEKGIKVLSLFFIDSVEKYRKYDEMGEEVLGEYAQIFEEEYKNAINQFVDLFHQEYTDYVIETDVNKTSKVYAPGNYLDYLKRDDADRVHNGYFSIDRKGKPVDPTIKRGSEDSDDVSAYDLIMKDKERLLSFEEPTRFIFSHSALKEGWDNPNVFQICALKNADGGSQTKRRQEVGRGMRLCVDKNGVRQDFEQVGEQVHDLNVLTVIASESYEEFAKGLQTEIAKSLKDRPVKADIKFFFGKVLTNEMGETLRLTDEDAKKLNKFLYKHDILDEDDKITPEGKERIKKNEVPVPEHLTAYASAISQLLQTVYDGEGIKPDDDRDTVPLTVNKNFAKKEFQELWKKISLKTVYEVKFDTDRLIEDSAIRMDADLHISERKYEIKTGEMREVSKEDLKEGTAFNVTRTEPKKLSSDLYTEVTYDIVGEIEALTNLKRSTIVEILKKINPNTFALLRKNPEEFIAKCAKLINETKASLIINNIAYHKTEESFDAKTVFTNGKNVLRTEEILKKHIYDFLETDSKIEREFTKNLEQATEVVVYAKLPKGFYIATPVANYSPDWAIVLDNEKVKHIYFVAETKGSENTMDHRGIEQLKIHCAKEHFKTISNGEVKFDVITTYDKLRDIAQLK; this is translated from the coding sequence ATGAAATTACAATTCAAAGAGCAGAATTTTCAGATTGATGCTATTAATGTTGTCATTAAATGTTTTGAAGGACAGACCTTGACAACTAATAGATTTACTTTGGAAAGAAGTAGAGATATATTGAGGAGAACCAAGCAAATTGTTTCAAATAATGCTTATCAAGCTTCAGCTTTTGAAAGTGTTGTTTTAGAAGATATTGGTTATAGAAATAGTGCTATTCAAATTACAGACTCTCAGATTCTTGAAAATATTATTGGTGTACAGCGTGAACATTACCTAATTGAAAATCAAAAAATTGATATTGTAAAAGGTACGAATATCGGCTACAATTTTACCATTGAAATGGAAACAGGTACGGGTAAAACCTATACTTACATCCGTACAATGTATGAATTGAATAAAAAATATGGTTGGAGCAAGTTTATTATTATTGTTCCCAATATTGCCATAAGAGAAGGCGTTTTCAAAACTTTTGAATTGACCCAAAACCATTTTCAGGAAATTTATGGACAAAAAATCAGTCCGTTTATCTATAATTCTTCACGCCCGCAGGATATTGAAACGTTTGCATCTGATGGTCGTATCAGTGTCATGGTTATCAACACGCAGGCTTTTGCCGCAAGAGGTGCTGATGCCAGACGTATCCATCAGGAGCTCGATCATTTTGGTTCAAGACGACCAATTGATATCATTTCACAAACAAAGCCCATTATCATTATTGACGAACCACAATCCGTAGGGAAAGAAGGTTCTGTTACTTTAAAAAGTATGGAGGATTTTCAGCCTCTGTTTACCTTGCGTTATTCTGCAACACATTTAGAAGAATACAACAAAATTTACCGGTTGGATGCGCTTGATGCGTACAATAAAAAATTGGTGAAGAAAATTCAGGTAAAAGGAATTAATCTGAAAGGTTCTACGGGAACTACTGGGTATTTATATCTGGAGTATATCAGTCTTAGTGCCAACAAAGCGCCTTTGGCGTATTTGGAATATGAGAAACGTTCTGGGAATGGTGTAAAGCGTGTTCGCGAAAAAATAGCTCAAGGAACGGATTTGTATGAAATATCAGGAAACTTACCAGCATACAAAAATTGTTTGGTGACTGAAGTCAATGGCTATCTGAATAAGATTGTGGTCAATGGTCAGGATATTTATCCCGGAGATATTATCAATGATAAAGACGAGTTGGCTTTCAGAAGAATTCAAATCAGGGAAACTATTCTTTCGCATCTGCAAAAGGAAAAATATCTTTTTGAAAAAGGCATTAAAGTCCTTTCTCTATTCTTCATCGATTCGGTTGAGAAATATCGAAAGTACGATGAAATGGGTGAAGAAGTTTTGGGCGAATATGCGCAAATATTTGAAGAAGAATATAAAAATGCCATCAACCAATTTGTTGATCTTTTCCATCAGGAATATACCGATTATGTGATTGAAACCGATGTCAATAAAACTTCAAAAGTGTATGCACCTGGTAATTATCTCGATTATTTGAAACGTGATGATGCCGACCGTGTGCACAACGGCTACTTTTCTATAGATAGAAAAGGGAAACCTGTTGACCCAACCATAAAGCGTGGCAGTGAAGATTCGGATGATGTTTCTGCTTACGATTTGATTATGAAAGATAAAGAACGTTTGTTGAGTTTTGAAGAACCCACGCGTTTTATCTTTTCACACTCGGCTTTGAAAGAAGGATGGGATAATCCCAATGTTTTCCAGATTTGTGCTTTGAAGAATGCGGACGGTGGAAGCCAAACCAAAAGACGGCAGGAAGTAGGACGTGGAATGCGTTTGTGTGTTGATAAAAATGGAGTTCGCCAGGATTTTGAACAAGTGGGTGAACAGGTGCACGACCTCAATGTGTTGACGGTGATTGCTTCTGAAAGCTACGAAGAGTTTGCAAAAGGATTGCAAACAGAAATTGCAAAATCGCTGAAAGACCGCCCAGTAAAAGCGGATATTAAATTCTTTTTTGGAAAAGTATTGACGAATGAAATGGGCGAAACTTTGCGCCTTACTGATGAAGATGCAAAAAAACTGAATAAGTTTCTTTATAAACACGATATTCTGGATGAAGATGATAAAATCACACCCGAAGGAAAAGAACGAATCAAGAAAAATGAAGTTCCTGTTCCGGAACATTTGACAGCTTATGCTTCTGCAATAAGCCAATTGCTGCAAACGGTTTATGATGGAGAAGGTATTAAGCCGGATGACGACCGGGACACTGTACCTTTAACCGTTAATAAAAACTTTGCTAAAAAAGAGTTTCAGGAGCTTTGGAAAAAGATTAGTCTGAAAACGGTATATGAAGTGAAATTTGATACGGATAGACTGATTGAGGATAGCGCAATACGAATGGATGCAGATCTGCATATTTCTGAACGAAAATATGAAATTAAAACCGGAGAAATGCGTGAGGTTTCCAAAGAGGACCTGAAAGAGGGAACGGCTTTCAATGTAACCAGAACGGAACCTAAAAAACTGTCTTCTGACCTTTACACTGAAGTAACTTATGACATTGTTGGCGAAATAGAAGCATTGACCAATTTAAAACGAAGCACGATTGTGGAGATTTTAAAGAAAATCAATCCGAATACTTTTGCATTATTGCGAAAAAATCCTGAAGAATTTATTGCCAAATGTGCGAAGCTTATCAATGAAACCAAGGCTTCACTCATTATCAATAATATTGCTTATCATAAAACCGAAGAATCATTTGATGCGAAAACCGTTTTTACCAATGGAAAAAATGTATTGCGTACCGAAGAAATCCTTAAAAAACATATTTATGATTTCCTGGAAACCGATTCTAAAATAGAACGAGAATTTACCAAGAATCTGGAACAGGCTACAGAAGTAGTGGTGTATGCCAAATTGCCAAAAGGATTTTACATTGCTACCCCGGTTGCCAATTACAGCCCCGACTGGGCAATCGTTTTGGACAATGAAAAAGTGAAGCACATTTATTTTGTAGCCGAAACCAAAGGTTCTGAAAATACGATGGATCACAGAGGAATTGAACAATTAAAAATACACTGTGCAAAAGAACACTTCAAAACTATTAGTAATGGAGAAGTGAAATTTGATGTCATTACGACTTATGACAAATTAAGAGATATTGCGCAACTAAAATAA
- a CDS encoding DUF6266 family protein has translation MARITKGILGGFSGKVGTIVGANWRGQDIIRSTPKPSSRPPSEKQLLQQSKFKLVISFLQPINSIQKRYFGSGTGSKSRVNMAVSYTINEAVEVVGDVPQLMYNKVLITRGDLAGFQNVSATPQAAQAIVLNWEDNSVQGNANAADKVNAVCYCEELGTFEIFESLGERSFLTAAVTLQSYYAGKTVQVWVYFNNTTETLACNSPYLGTFTIL, from the coding sequence ATGGCTAGAATTACAAAAGGGATCCTTGGCGGATTCTCAGGAAAAGTAGGAACCATCGTAGGCGCCAACTGGCGCGGGCAGGACATCATCAGGAGTACGCCCAAACCCAGTAGCAGGCCGCCGAGTGAAAAGCAGCTCTTACAGCAGAGCAAATTCAAGCTGGTGATCAGCTTTCTGCAACCGATCAACAGCATTCAGAAAAGATATTTCGGATCGGGGACCGGTTCAAAATCCAGGGTCAATATGGCGGTGTCATACACCATCAATGAGGCTGTGGAGGTAGTAGGGGATGTGCCGCAACTGATGTACAACAAAGTGCTGATTACCAGGGGCGATCTTGCAGGTTTTCAGAATGTATCGGCTACTCCGCAGGCGGCACAGGCTATCGTCCTGAACTGGGAAGACAATTCTGTACAGGGAAATGCCAATGCTGCCGATAAAGTGAATGCAGTCTGCTATTGCGAAGAGCTCGGCACCTTCGAGATCTTTGAATCACTGGGTGAGCGCAGTTTCCTGACCGCAGCAGTCACGCTGCAGTCCTATTATGCAGGAAAAACGGTTCAGGTCTGGGTCTACTTCAACAATACAACAGAGACCCTTGCCTGTAACAGTCCGTATCTCGGGACGTTTACGATTCTTTAA
- a CDS encoding COG2958 family protein, whose amino-acid sequence MTFLELSELIIKEENRPLTANEIWNMAAEKGYDNQLNTQGKTPWATLGALLYVNAKDNPKSIFLKTDSRPKRFYLKNMAGKVDFYENTIPEEPIIKNKKFDFLEKDLHKHLTFHAYYYMQCYTKTINHSVSSKKEFGEWVHPDMVGCYYRTQDWKKEVGDFSNAIGVKSIVLYSFEIKRELTFANLRESFFQCVSNSSWANESYLVAARISEDEDFMKELERLCLSFGIGVIELDLEDPHSSDVIIPAKHKKDLDFETINKLAMNSDFREFLETVKIDYKNGKIHDKEYDKVFELEELITNKTN is encoded by the coding sequence ATGACTTTTTTAGAATTATCAGAATTAATAATAAAAGAAGAAAATAGACCTTTGACCGCCAACGAAATTTGGAATATGGCTGCAGAAAAGGGATATGATAATCAGCTTAATACTCAAGGAAAAACACCTTGGGCTACTTTGGGCGCGTTACTTTATGTGAATGCAAAAGATAATCCCAAGTCAATATTTTTAAAAACAGATTCAAGACCAAAAAGGTTTTATCTGAAAAATATGGCTGGTAAAGTTGACTTTTATGAAAATACAATTCCGGAAGAACCAATTATAAAAAATAAGAAATTTGATTTTTTAGAAAAGGATCTTCATAAGCACTTGACATTTCATGCATATTATTATATGCAATGTTATACTAAAACTATAAATCACAGTGTGTCAAGCAAAAAAGAGTTTGGTGAGTGGGTGCATCCCGATATGGTAGGATGTTATTACAGAACTCAGGATTGGAAAAAAGAAGTCGGAGATTTTAGCAATGCTATTGGTGTAAAATCCATTGTTTTGTATTCTTTTGAAATTAAAAGAGAATTGACTTTTGCGAATTTAAGAGAAAGCTTTTTTCAATGCGTTTCCAATTCTTCCTGGGCTAATGAATCATATCTTGTTGCTGCAAGGATTTCTGAAGATGAAGATTTTATGAAAGAGCTTGAACGACTTTGTTTATCTTTTGGAATAGGAGTTATCGAATTAGATCTCGAGGATCCTCATTCTTCTGATGTAATAATTCCTGCAAAACATAAAAAGGATTTAGATTTTGAGACAATAAATAAGTTAGCAATGAATAGTGATTTTAGGGAATTTCTTGAAACAGTAAAAATTGACTACAAAAATGGAAAAATTCACGATAAAGAGTATGATAAAGTATTTGAACTTGAAGAATTGATAACTAATAAAACAAATTAA
- a CDS encoding T9SS type A sorting domain-containing protein: protein MKKLYTGAFLICTAAVWCAQEVVWQKDIKSSTQDFLSQVTTTIDQQYLITGSSIQAKKLTSENKQNNGYDFHLVKLNQQGEEVWEKYFSGQNHDFLSATVATQEGGFLLAGTSYSGKSSDKKDDAKGGSDIWLIRINEFGDELWQKTLGSAQDEEAKAVIQTTDFGFFVAGNVQNAPKGYGSKDVLISRLDKNGKELSQIILGGKGLDEVEKMIPTIDGGALLGIYSRSNTGGSKKTENFGEGDYWIIKLNKDGKVEWEKNFGGKGDDHLRTLAMTSTGYIVGGESRSERSGNKTAGIEEGTDIWLISLNEKGDEQWQKSYNFKNRDILMGMNVIQRKDERAKNKDLTQGILLGGYTQAEGRIETDDETFWMLYLNQDGNEQWRKHVKGESRKREERLSDIKLNRDGSIILAGTSAEELGKENWKIVKLGDKQLDQLIEKQDIKIYPNPVSDYCYVEIGFDFKEADITIYDMGGRQLQSLKTKNKVTKINTQNLIQGAYLVTIKTDTNETANAKLIKK, encoded by the coding sequence ATGAAAAAACTCTACACGGGTGCATTTTTGATATGCACTGCTGCTGTATGGTGCGCTCAGGAAGTAGTATGGCAGAAAGACATCAAATCTTCCACGCAGGATTTTCTTTCACAGGTTACTACAACCATCGATCAACAGTATCTTATCACAGGAAGTTCCATTCAGGCAAAAAAACTCACTTCAGAAAACAAACAAAACAACGGCTACGACTTTCATTTGGTGAAGCTCAACCAGCAGGGTGAAGAAGTCTGGGAAAAATATTTCTCGGGTCAGAACCATGATTTTCTTTCGGCAACGGTTGCCACGCAGGAAGGCGGATTTCTTTTAGCAGGGACATCCTATTCAGGCAAAAGCTCAGACAAAAAAGATGATGCTAAAGGCGGATCTGATATCTGGCTGATCCGGATTAATGAATTTGGAGATGAGCTGTGGCAGAAAACACTGGGTTCGGCTCAGGATGAAGAGGCGAAAGCAGTCATTCAGACCACAGATTTCGGATTTTTCGTGGCCGGAAATGTGCAAAATGCACCGAAAGGTTACGGATCAAAAGATGTGCTGATCTCAAGACTGGATAAAAACGGAAAAGAACTGTCACAGATTATTTTAGGCGGAAAAGGTCTGGATGAAGTGGAAAAGATGATTCCAACCATTGACGGCGGAGCTTTGCTGGGAATTTATTCTCGAAGCAATACCGGCGGATCAAAGAAAACGGAAAACTTCGGTGAAGGCGATTACTGGATCATCAAGCTCAACAAAGACGGAAAAGTAGAATGGGAGAAGAATTTCGGAGGAAAAGGAGATGACCATCTGAGAACTTTAGCGATGACTTCTACAGGATATATTGTTGGCGGTGAATCAAGATCCGAAAGATCAGGAAACAAAACAGCAGGCATTGAAGAAGGAACCGATATCTGGCTGATTTCATTAAATGAAAAAGGGGATGAACAATGGCAGAAATCCTACAATTTCAAGAACCGGGATATTCTGATGGGGATGAATGTGATTCAGAGGAAAGATGAAAGAGCAAAGAATAAAGATTTAACTCAGGGTATTTTACTTGGTGGTTACACTCAGGCAGAAGGAAGAATTGAAACTGATGATGAAACTTTCTGGATGCTGTACCTGAACCAGGATGGAAATGAGCAGTGGAGAAAGCATGTAAAAGGAGAATCGAGAAAAAGAGAAGAAAGGTTATCGGATATCAAACTCAACAGAGACGGTTCGATTATTCTGGCAGGAACGAGCGCCGAAGAACTAGGAAAGGAGAACTGGAAGATCGTAAAGCTGGGAGACAAACAGCTGGATCAGCTGATTGAAAAGCAGGACATCAAGATTTATCCGAATCCTGTTTCTGATTACTGTTATGTAGAAATCGGCTTTGACTTTAAGGAAGCAGACATTACCATTTACGACATGGGCGGAAGACAGCTGCAGAGCCTGAAAACTAAGAATAAAGTGACCAAGATTAATACGCAGAATCTGATTCAGGGGGCGTATCTGGTGACGATAAAAACGGATACGAATGAGACTGCGAATGCTAAACTGATTAAAAAATAA